The sequence ACCCGCCCGGAACCGCGCGTCCGGGTCCGCCGGCCGCTTCGTCACCAGGTCGTGGACCCCGGCGGAACCCCGCCACGCGCCCTCGGCGCCGCCCAGCCGGATCAGGGCGGCCGTCGCCCCCTCGTCGGGGAGCCCGGCTATGAGGTCGCTCAGCGCCCCGGTGTCCGTGCGGGCCGTCGCCGGCGAGGTGGTGTGCGTCCTGCCGGGTGCGGGGGCGCCCGCCGCCAGGGCCGGGCCCGCGGCGCCAGCCGCGATGCCGGTGACCAGGGCGGCGGCGAGGACGGTACGGCGGATGCGGGCGTTCATCGTGATGCCTCCAGGCAGGGAGATCCGTGGCGGCGAAGTCCCGTCGACCGCGCCGTCATTGATCCCATCCTGCGGACTTGGAGGCCCCTGGCGGATCACCGGAGCGAGGGATTCCCCGGGGGATATTCACCTCCCCCGGCCGGGGGAGTGGAACGGGGCCTCTCCCTCCGGCGAGGGAGCGACGAGCCCGGTCTCATAGGCACAGATGACGGCCTGGATGCGGTCGCGCAGGCCCAGTTTGGACAGCACGTTGCCCACATGGGTCTTCACCGTGTGGTCGCTGACCACCATGGCCGCGGCGATCTCCGCGTTGGACAGCCCGCGCGCCAGATGCAGCAGCGTCTCGCGTTCCCGGGCGGTCAGCACGCCGAGCCGCCGTTCGTCCGCGACCGCCGCCGTCCGCGCCGGGCGCGAGGTGTACTCGGCGATCAGCAGCCGCGCCACCGAGGGCGCCAGCAGCGAGTCGCCCGCCGCGACCACCCGTACGGCGTGCACGAGGTCGTCCCGGCGGACGTCCTTGAGCAGAAAGCCGCTCGCCCCCGCGTGCAGCGCCTCGTACACGTACGCGTCGGAGTCGAACGTCGTCAGCATGACCGTCCGGCAGGCGGTCCGGGCGCTGATCTCGCGGCAGGCGCCGATGCCGTCGAGGACAGGCATCCGGATGTCCAGCAGGGCCACGTCCGGCTCCAGCCGGCGCACCGCGTCCACCGCCCGCTCCCCGTCTCCCGCCTCGGCCACCACCTCGATGTCCGGCTGGGCGTCCAGGATCATCGCGAAACCGCTGCGGACCAGCTCCTGGTCGTCCGCCACCACGACACGGATCGTCAACTCCCCACCTCCGCCGAGGACGTTACCGGCACCAGCGGCAGCGTGACATCGACCCGGAAACCCCGCCCGTCCGGCCCCGGGCCGGTCCGTGCGCTGCCGCCGTGCGCCGCCGCCCGCTCCCGGATGCCGATCAGGCCGTGGCCGGAACGCGTGTCCGTCCCCGTGCCACCGCCGTCGTCGGTCACCGAGACGGTCAGGCTGCTCTCTCCGTACGCCAGCAGGACGGCGGCCTCGGTGGCGACGGCGTGCTTGACCGTGTTGGTCAGGGCCTCCTGCACGATCCTGTACACCGCGCTGTCGGTGTCCCGGGGCAGCGGGCGCTCCGGACCGGTCACCGTACGGGTCACCGCCAGGCCGCTGGAGCGTACGCGCTCCACCAGCGCCGGGAGTCCGGCCAGGGACGGCTGCGGGTTGCGGGGCGCCCCCGGCCCCCGCTCGCTCTCGCGCAGTACGCCGAGCATCCGGCGCAGTTGGACCATCGCGTCCCTGCCCGTCTCCGAGATCGCGTCGAACGCCGCCTCGGCCCGCTCCGGCGCCGTACGGACCGCCACCGGACCGGCCTCCGCCTGCACGATCATCAGGCTCACCGCGTGCGACAGGATGTCGTGCATTTCCCGGGCTATCCGGGCCCGTTCGCGGGCCGCCGCCTGTTCGGTCTCGATCCGGCGGGTGACCTCCAGCTGCCGCGCCCGGTCCTCGACGGCCCTGGTGTACGCCTGGCGGGTGTCCGTGAACCGGCCGAAGCCGTAGGCCGCCGTGAACACCATCAGCGAGAAGACCAGCTCGCGGGCCTCGCCCGTGTTGAGCGCGACCGAGGGGAAGACGACCGCCAGGGTCAGCGCCCCGCAGAGCCGGCGGGCCGGTGCCGGGGTGTGGGCGGCGACGCTGTAGAGGGCGACCAGACCGGTGTACGGCAGGGTCTGCCCCGGCCCGTCGACGGCCAGCCCGTACAGGCTCTGCGCCGCCACCACCGCCAGCAGCACCCGCACGGGCGCCCGGCGCCGCCACAGCAGCGGAAGTACGGTCAGGGTGGTCAGCAGATACGCCGGCAGCGACGCGGGCTCCAGACGGGGATCGCGGGGGAGGACCCAGGGCACCGACACGGCCGCCTGGACCACCAGGACCACGCCGATGTCGGTCACCCGGGGACCGGGACCACCGGCCTCCCGTACCCGGCGCCAGAGCGTGCGGGGGGTTATCACGGTTTCCGCCCGGCCCCGTGACGGTCGATCAGCTTGCGGAGCACGTCGATCCGGTTGGTGGTGACGGAGTCCACGCCGTGCGCGATCAGCCGGCGCATCGTCCGGCCGGTGTCGGCGGTCCAGGCCGAGACCAGCAGCCCGTCGCGGTGGTTGCGGTCCGTCAGCTCCGGGCCGACCAGCCCGAAGCGGTAGTTCAGCCAGCGCGGGCGGACCGCGTCGAGCAGCGCCGGGCGCGGGGGTGCGAGCGTCGTCCACGTCATCGCGATCTCGGCCGACGGGTCGGCCGCCCGCACCCGCAGCATCGCCTCGGGGCCGGCGCAGTAGTAGACGCGCTCACCGGCCCCGCACTCCCGCACCACGCCCACCGTCCGCTTCACCGAATCGGGCGTGGAACCGGGCAGATCGACCATCACGCGGTGCGCGCCGGCGGCGAGCAGCGCCTCGCGCAGCGTCGGCACACCGCCCGCCGTCAGTTCGGTCACCTCCTGGTGGGTGAGCCGGTCCAGCCGCAGGTCATGACCCCACAGCCGGTCCAGCGTGGCGTCGTGCAGCAGGACCGGCACCCCGTCCCGGGTGACCCGGACATCGATCTCGACCGCGTCCGCCCCCCGTTCGAGCGCCGAGCGGATCGAGGAGAGGGTGTTCTCGCGGGCACGGTACGGATCGCCGCGATGGGCGACGGCGGTGACAGGCTTCGACATGGGGCCATTGTCACCGCCGGGCGGTCACCGTCCGGCTCGCGCCGTCCAGTTGGCCGTGTACGTGTCGATCTCGGCGGCCAGCGCGCGCTTGTCGGCCGGGTCGAGGAACGACGCCTCGACGGCGTTCTTCGCGAGCGCGGCCAGGCCGTTCTCGTCGAGACCGAGGATGCGGGCGGCCACCGCGTACTCGTTGTTGAGGTCGGTGCCGAACATGGGCGGGTCGTCGCTGTTGATCGTCACCAGCACACCGGCTTGGACCATCTCGCGGACCGGGTGCTGCTCGATGTCCTTGACGGCCCGGGTCGCGATGTTCGATGTCGGGCAGACCTCCAGGGCGATGCGCTGCTCGGCGAGGTGGTCCAGCAGCTTCGGGTCGGCCACCGAACTGGTGCCGTGGCCGATGCGCTCCGCGCGCAGCGAGTTCAGCGCGTCCCAGACCGTCTGCGGGCCCGTGGTCTCGCCCGCGTGCGGCACCGAGTGCAGGCCTTCGGCGATCGCCCGGTCGAAGTAGGGCTTGAACTGCGGGCGCTCCACGCCGATCTCCGGGCCGCCGAGGCCGAACGAGACCAGTCCCTCGGGCCGCAGGTCCACGGCGAGCCGGGTGGTCTCCTCGGCGGCCTCCAGACCGGCCTCGCCCGGGATGTCGAAGCACCAGCGCAGCACGACGCCGAGCTCCCGCTCGGCCGCCTTGCGGGCGTCCTCGATGGCCTCCATGAAGCCCTGCTCGGGAATCCCGCGCCGGGTCGAGGAGAACGGCGTGACCGTCAGCTCCGCGTACCGGATGTTCTGCCGGGCCATGTCCCGGGCGACCTCGAACGTCAGCAGCCGGACGTCCTCCGGCGTGCGGATCAGGTCGACGACGGAGAGGTAGACGTCGATGAAGTGGGCGAAGTCGGTGAACGTGAAGTAGTCGGCCAGCGCCTCGGGGGCGGTGGGGACCTTGGAGTCGGGGTGGTGCGCGGCCAGCTCGGCGACGATACGGGGGGAGGCCGAACCGACGTGGTGGACATGGAGCTCGGCCTTGGGCAGCCCCGCGATGAAGGGGTGCAGATCGGTCATCGGGGCCTCCGTGGGCAGGGAGTGGTACGGGCCCCGGTCACCGGCGTGACCAGGGAGGGGGACGGGAGTCATCGTAGGACGGGCCCGCCCGTAGCATGACCGCATCACGATGGGGGAGGCCCATGCCAGACAACACGGACCAGCCGGCGGACCGGGCCGCACCGATCGACCCCTGGGCACCGCCGGAGCGGCCCGGGGCGCCGCGGGGCGGCGCGGTGTGGCCGGGTGACGCCGCGGGTCACCCGCCGCAGGACGCCGGGGTGCCGCCGGACACCGCCGCGCCCGCCGATGCCGCGCCCGAAGACGCCCGCCCGTCGGGCGACCCGGTGTCGCTGGACAAGGGCGCCGGCTCCGACGGCCCGCGCCCGCCGCAGGACGCCGCACCGGCCGGCGCCCGGCCCGGCCCGGATCGCCCGACGGGCGACGGCATAGCCGGCGGCCCCCACACGCCCACCGCTACCGCGCCCGGCGGCCCCCGCCCCCCGGGCGTGCACGACCAGATGACGGTCGCCTCGATGCCGGGTGCCGGTACGGGCCCCGTGCCGGCCAACCCGTTCGCGGCACCGCAGCCCGGAGCAACCGGCTTCGCCGGGCCGCGGACCGGGGGCCCCGGGTGGTCCGCTCCCGGGACCGTGCCCCCGCCGCCCGTCGGGCCGAACGGCCCGGGGCAGGGCGCCCCACAGATGGGGCCGGGCGGCTACCCGGGCAGTCAGCCCCCGCCGGCGGCCTCGTACGGCTACCCGGCCGGGCAGCCCGCGCAGTTCGGCTACCCCGGCTATCCCGGTTACGGGCACCCCTGGGGCGGCCCGCAGCCCGCGAACGGGATGGGGATCGCCGCCCTGGTCCTCGGCCTCATCTCGGTCGTCGGCTTCTGCATGTACGGCCTCGGCATCGTCCTCGGCGTCCTCGCGCTGATCTTCGGCGTCCTGGGCCGCGGCCGAGCCCAGCGGGGCGAGGCCGACAACGGCGGTGTGGCGCTGGCCGGGATCATCCTCGGGTCCGTCGGGATCGTCGTCAGCGCGGCGTTCCTCGGCTTCCTCATCTGGGCGATCACCAGCGACGACTCGGACGACGACAGCGGTTCCGCCTATGAGCGGGCGGCCGTCTCCCAGATCGTCGAGGCGCGGGAGCACGCCCCCCTGGGGCACCTCTCCGTACGGGCCTGAACCACTCCTCGCGGTGCGGCGCGGGACCACCCCCGCCGCACCGCGAGCCGGTTCATATACCGGCGCCGCCCGCCCCGTCCCGGAGCTTCTCCCGGGCCGCCATCAGCGCGAACCCCAGCAGGTTGAGACCCCGCCACTGCGCCGGGTCCTGCGCGCGCGGGCTGTCCGCCGAGAGCCCGATGCCCCAGATCCGGTCCAGCGGGCTCGCCTCCACCAGGACCCTGTGCCCGGTACCGAGCAGGAATGCGCCCAGCTCCGGGTCCTGCCCGAACTTGTGCACGCTGCCCTCCACCACCAGGGCGTAGCGCTCGCGCTTCCAGACGTCGTCGTCGAAGCCGCGGACCAGCCGGCCCACCTTCTTCGCCTCGGCGGGGCTCTTCGCCGCGACCGCCTGCCCGGCCGCCTCCGCGTCGCCGAACAGCCGCGCCTTGCCGGCCATCATCCAGTGCTCGGCCGACGCGTACGTCACACCGTCGGCCGTGAACGGCGAGGGCCACCACTGGCTGAGGCAGCTCGCGCCGATGCTGCCGTCCGGGCGCGGGCGGTGCCCCCAGAAGTGCAGGTACTTCACCTTCTCGCCGCGGCCCGTCAGCTCGACGAGCTCCTCGACACTGCGTACGTCCCCCATGTGTTCCATGCCGTGGAGTCTGTCATCCGCCACTGACAACGGGCCCACGTGACCCAGATCACTACCAGCGAGTAGCCGAACCCGCGTCATGAACCGGCCTCACCCCGCTCTCCCTTCTGAACGCGCCCGCCGCCCGGCCGGCGCGACACGGACTACGGAGGCGGGCCATGACGGGCTCGGAGGCCAGGGCAGCGGTCGAGTGGCTGGCGTCGGCGGCACCCGATCCGGCCGCCTGCCGGTGGGACTGGGAGCGCGATCCGCGGGGGATCGCGCTCCTGCCCGCCGGCCGGCGCTGGGACGTGCTGATCCTGCCGGGGGAGCTGGGCTATCCGACGCTCGACGTGCTCACCCGGCTCATCGACCGGCCGGGACCGGTCCTCGCGGACTTCGGCGAGGCCCGGATGGGCTTCTTCGTGCCGCCGGGCACCGTCGCCCGCTGGGTCGGAACGGGGATCAGGGGCGCCGGACGCGGCACCTGGATCGTCGTGCCGCACCCGGGCCGTCCGGCCGGGAAGGTGCGCTGGCTCGTCCCGCCCGACGGCTCCGGCACCCTCACCGACGCCACGCTCCTGGAACTCGCGATGCACGAGGCGGCGGCGGGCGTGGCAGGGGACGAGAGGGCCTGAAGGGGCTCGCGCACCGGGGCGGTCGCCGGGCTTCGACGGGCCCGGGTGCCCGCGCCCGGCGCCCCGCCGCGCCCACCCCCGTACGGCCCTCGCTGCCAGAGGTCTTGACAACCTGATTGGTCTGGACCATGTTGTGCGCGCCGCATCTATTCCCCTCGCCGTATCAATTCCCCCCTGTACGGAGGCCGTTGTGGAACGCACGGGACCCCCCGCCCGCATGACCGGACTGCTCGCCGCCTTCTCGGCGGCCCTGCTCGCCGCCGGAGGGCTGGCCGCCACGGCGCCGTCCGCCGTCGCCGCCGACGCCGAACTGGCGAGCAACGGCACCTTCGAGGCCGGGCTGACCGGCTGGAACTGCTCCGGAGGCAGCGGAGCCGCCGTCAGCACCCCCGTACACGGCGGGACTTCGGCGCTGAAAGCGACCCCGGCCGGCAGCGACAACGCCAACTGCGCGCAGTCCGTGAAGGTCAAGCCCGGCTCCACGTACACGCTGAGCGCCTGGGTGCAGGGCAGTTACGTCTACCTGGGCGCCGAGGGCACGGGGACGACCGACGTCTCCACCTGGACGCAGTCCGCGCCCGGCTGGCAGAAGCTCACGACCACGTTCACCACCGGTGCCTCCACCACCTCGGTCAAGATCTACACCCACGGCTGGTACGGCACCCCGGCCTACTACGCCGACGACGTCAGCCTCGTCGGACCCGGCGGGGACCCGGTCGTGCTCCCCGCGGCTCCCACGGCACTCAAGACCGGTACGGTCACCTCGTCCTCGGTCGCGCTGTCCTGGACGGGCTCCTCCGGGGCCACCGGCTACAACGTCTACCAGGGCGGCACCAAGGTCCAGAGCGTCACCGGCACCTCGGCCACCGTGACCGGCCTCAGTGCCTCGACCGCGTACAGCTTCCAGGTCAGCGCCGTCAACGAGGCGGGCGAGTCCGCCAAGTCGGCCGCGGTCTCCGCGACCACCACCAAGGGCGGCGGGAGCGAGGGCGGCACCCAGCTGCCGGCCCACGCGCTCGTTGGCTATCTGCACTCCAGCTTCGCCAACGGCTCCGGCTACACGCGCATGGCGGACGTGCCCGACTCCTGGGACGTCATCGACCTGGCCTTCGGCGAGCCGACCTCCGTCACCTCCGGCGACATCCGCTTCAAGCTCTGCCCGGTCACCGAGTGCCCGAACGTCGAGTCGGAGGCCGAGTTCAAGGCGGCCATCAAGGCCAAGCAGGCCGCCGGCAAGAAGGTGCTGATCTCCATCGGCGGCCAGAACGGCCAGGTGCAGCTCGCCACCACCGCCGCCCGCGACCTGTTCGTCTCCTCGGTCGGCAAGATCATCGACGAGTACGGTCTCGACGGACTGGACATCGACTTCGAGGGCCACTCGCTCTCGCTGAACACCGGTGACACCGACTTCCGGAACCCCACCACGCCGGTGATCGTCAACCTGATCTCGGCGGTGAAGACCCTCAAGGCCAAGTACGGCGACAAGTTCGTCCTCACCATGGCCCCCGAGACCTTCTTCGTACAGCTCGGCTACCAGTACTACGGCTCCGGCCCCTGGGGCGGCCAGGACCCGCGCGCCGGCGCCTACCTGCCGGTCATCCACGCGCTGCGCGACGACCTCACGCTGCTGCATGTCCAGGACTACAACTCGGGCTCCATCATGGGCCTGGA is a genomic window of Streptomyces sp. NBC_00708 containing:
- a CDS encoding glycoside hydrolase family 18 protein, whose product is MERTGPPARMTGLLAAFSAALLAAGGLAATAPSAVAADAELASNGTFEAGLTGWNCSGGSGAAVSTPVHGGTSALKATPAGSDNANCAQSVKVKPGSTYTLSAWVQGSYVYLGAEGTGTTDVSTWTQSAPGWQKLTTTFTTGASTTSVKIYTHGWYGTPAYYADDVSLVGPGGDPVVLPAAPTALKTGTVTSSSVALSWTGSSGATGYNVYQGGTKVQSVTGTSATVTGLSASTAYSFQVSAVNEAGESAKSAAVSATTTKGGGSEGGTQLPAHALVGYLHSSFANGSGYTRMADVPDSWDVIDLAFGEPTSVTSGDIRFKLCPVTECPNVESEAEFKAAIKAKQAAGKKVLISIGGQNGQVQLATTAARDLFVSSVGKIIDEYGLDGLDIDFEGHSLSLNTGDTDFRNPTTPVIVNLISAVKTLKAKYGDKFVLTMAPETFFVQLGYQYYGSGPWGGQDPRAGAYLPVIHALRDDLTLLHVQDYNSGSIMGLDNQYHSMGGADFHIAMTDMLLAGFPVAGDQTKVFPGLRPDQVAIGLPASTQAGNGHTSPAEVTKALNCLTKKTDCGSYATHGTWSGLRGLMTWSINWDRFNNWEFSKNFDAYFG
- a CDS encoding bifunctional DNA primase/polymerase, giving the protein MTGSEARAAVEWLASAAPDPAACRWDWERDPRGIALLPAGRRWDVLILPGELGYPTLDVLTRLIDRPGPVLADFGEARMGFFVPPGTVARWVGTGIRGAGRGTWIVVPHPGRPAGKVRWLVPPDGSGTLTDATLLELAMHEAAAGVAGDERA
- a CDS encoding response regulator transcription factor, whose translation is MTIRVVVADDQELVRSGFAMILDAQPDIEVVAEAGDGERAVDAVRRLEPDVALLDIRMPVLDGIGACREISARTACRTVMLTTFDSDAYVYEALHAGASGFLLKDVRRDDLVHAVRVVAAGDSLLAPSVARLLIAEYTSRPARTAAVADERRLGVLTARERETLLHLARGLSNAEIAAAMVVSDHTVKTHVGNVLSKLGLRDRIQAVICAYETGLVAPSPEGEAPFHSPGRGR
- a CDS encoding NADAR family protein, which translates into the protein MGDVRSVEELVELTGRGEKVKYLHFWGHRPRPDGSIGASCLSQWWPSPFTADGVTYASAEHWMMAGKARLFGDAEAAGQAVAAKSPAEAKKVGRLVRGFDDDVWKRERYALVVEGSVHKFGQDPELGAFLLGTGHRVLVEASPLDRIWGIGLSADSPRAQDPAQWRGLNLLGFALMAAREKLRDGAGGAGI
- a CDS encoding histidine kinase, with amino-acid sequence MTDIGVVLVVQAAVSVPWVLPRDPRLEPASLPAYLLTTLTVLPLLWRRRAPVRVLLAVVAAQSLYGLAVDGPGQTLPYTGLVALYSVAAHTPAPARRLCGALTLAVVFPSVALNTGEARELVFSLMVFTAAYGFGRFTDTRQAYTRAVEDRARQLEVTRRIETEQAAARERARIAREMHDILSHAVSLMIVQAEAGPVAVRTAPERAEAAFDAISETGRDAMVQLRRMLGVLRESERGPGAPRNPQPSLAGLPALVERVRSSGLAVTRTVTGPERPLPRDTDSAVYRIVQEALTNTVKHAVATEAAVLLAYGESSLTVSVTDDGGGTGTDTRSGHGLIGIRERAAAHGGSARTGPGPDGRGFRVDVTLPLVPVTSSAEVGS
- a CDS encoding adenosine deaminase yields the protein MTDLHPFIAGLPKAELHVHHVGSASPRIVAELAAHHPDSKVPTAPEALADYFTFTDFAHFIDVYLSVVDLIRTPEDVRLLTFEVARDMARQNIRYAELTVTPFSSTRRGIPEQGFMEAIEDARKAAERELGVVLRWCFDIPGEAGLEAAEETTRLAVDLRPEGLVSFGLGGPEIGVERPQFKPYFDRAIAEGLHSVPHAGETTGPQTVWDALNSLRAERIGHGTSSVADPKLLDHLAEQRIALEVCPTSNIATRAVKDIEQHPVREMVQAGVLVTINSDDPPMFGTDLNNEYAVAARILGLDENGLAALAKNAVEASFLDPADKRALAAEIDTYTANWTARAGR
- a CDS encoding DUF4190 domain-containing protein — encoded protein: MTVASMPGAGTGPVPANPFAAPQPGATGFAGPRTGGPGWSAPGTVPPPPVGPNGPGQGAPQMGPGGYPGSQPPPAASYGYPAGQPAQFGYPGYPGYGHPWGGPQPANGMGIAALVLGLISVVGFCMYGLGIVLGVLALIFGVLGRGRAQRGEADNGGVALAGIILGSVGIVVSAAFLGFLIWAITSDDSDDDSGSAYERAAVSQIVEAREHAPLGHLSVRA
- a CDS encoding glycerophosphodiester phosphodiesterase, with product MSKPVTAVAHRGDPYRARENTLSSIRSALERGADAVEIDVRVTRDGVPVLLHDATLDRLWGHDLRLDRLTHQEVTELTAGGVPTLREALLAAGAHRVMVDLPGSTPDSVKRTVGVVRECGAGERVYYCAGPEAMLRVRAADPSAEIAMTWTTLAPPRPALLDAVRPRWLNYRFGLVGPELTDRNHRDGLLVSAWTADTGRTMRRLIAHGVDSVTTNRIDVLRKLIDRHGAGRKP